In one window of Paraflavitalea soli DNA:
- a CDS encoding SusC/RagA family TonB-linked outer membrane protein — MKIAHAIPLSRDKGVFPKLLLLLMTLFGMASLPLQAQTGAVSGTVSSETNEPLAGASISATRSGKTVVADAKGKFSLDIAAGDTLVVSYAGYTTGKIAVGDKTVMTIRLKEEAKMLEEVSIGYQRLRKSDLTGAVSSVKSKELNLSSPTLSQALVGKVAGVQVSQVSGAPYSGTKIRVRGIGSINASSEPLYVVDGYPVGGTISSGPGNGGNGTNGYNPATSGNDIFINPDDIESIEILKDAASAAIYGSRAAGGVVLITTKRGRQGKGTLAYDYQVGVNQLAKKVDMLDAYEFAQLFVDGRNGAYKDQIIAQGIPWNDAYYSDDNAARIARLGSNPGNITIIKSLYDFQNQKVLQPQYNTDWQDALYRNALVQRHNFSFSGGNNGTRYMISGGYQDQPGIIVSTFQKRINLRANIDADVTKKLKVSSSMFVTNTNNREVQEGRFNNGPILGALVYMPFFPLYNPDGSLALGAASTPIDGYTYAFQGIENPVALAQRVNITRKGTRGTFNTSATYEFIPGLSGKVNIGAQTYNEKYEYYYPTNLSSGANPPGSPQAIAAANASAQTLTTLDKLAEFTLTYKKKLGKGDLNVLAGYTAQETNTDVLSVTAKGFSNDLVPELTAGGANAADFGLNKGVTGKTTTTLVSYLARAIYSYDNKYYLTGSFRTDGSSRFGPQNRWGNFPSISAGWNLSNEKFYDSWLGEGSTVRLRASWGLSGNNNIGNYNYEQALATPTGTVIGNSVVTANAAGNIADKKLGWESTSQYNFGADLNLLNNRLSVILNYYISKSYNLLVRQNITSASGYSNILTNLKDADIRNNGLDAQIDAKIIATKDFNLNLSGNITFNKNEVKSLGGASTIYSIGAERTYITHVTQEGQPIGMFYGFKVAGMVKQSDMANIAADDAHLVNNAFPSGYKIQGPPRSSAQKTPLSPGDLYFQDTNGDGIVTDADKTVIGTPYPDFTYGFNLSISYKQLDLSASFNGSQGNDVIDGQDYYIKNMEGSGNNYSVVKNRYRSEAEPGDGKIYRASRGGTQSNSTRLSDFYLQDGSFFRCTNITLGYNLGSLSFVKKLGFNALRVYGSVDNAFTVTKYLGYNPEVDYNNGVNLTPGVDYGKYPLVRAFSFGVKMQF, encoded by the coding sequence ATGAAAATTGCACATGCCATTCCTTTGTCCAGGGATAAGGGAGTGTTTCCAAAACTACTGCTGCTGCTCATGACCTTATTCGGCATGGCTTCGTTACCGCTACAGGCGCAAACAGGCGCTGTGTCCGGTACGGTAAGTTCTGAAACCAATGAGCCTTTGGCAGGCGCCAGTATATCAGCCACGCGCTCTGGTAAAACAGTTGTAGCCGATGCCAAAGGAAAGTTCTCACTGGATATTGCCGCCGGTGATACGTTGGTGGTAAGCTATGCAGGTTATACTACCGGTAAAATAGCGGTAGGCGATAAAACAGTAATGACCATCAGGTTGAAAGAAGAGGCTAAAATGCTGGAGGAAGTGTCTATCGGGTATCAGCGTTTGCGGAAGAGTGATCTTACAGGCGCTGTATCCAGCGTGAAATCCAAAGAGCTTAACCTTAGTTCACCAACGCTGAGCCAGGCCCTGGTGGGCAAGGTAGCGGGTGTGCAGGTGTCGCAGGTAAGTGGGGCGCCTTATTCCGGTACCAAGATCCGTGTGCGGGGCATTGGTTCTATCAATGCCAGCTCTGAACCTTTGTACGTAGTGGATGGTTATCCGGTGGGTGGTACCATCAGCTCGGGCCCGGGCAATGGTGGTAATGGTACCAATGGTTATAACCCTGCTACTTCTGGTAACGATATTTTCATCAATCCTGATGATATTGAATCTATTGAAATATTGAAGGATGCGGCTTCTGCTGCTATCTATGGTTCCCGTGCCGCCGGCGGTGTAGTACTGATCACTACCAAACGTGGCCGTCAGGGGAAGGGAACACTGGCTTATGACTACCAGGTAGGGGTTAACCAGCTTGCTAAAAAAGTGGACATGTTGGATGCTTATGAGTTTGCCCAGTTATTTGTTGATGGCCGTAATGGCGCTTATAAGGACCAAATTATCGCACAGGGTATTCCCTGGAATGATGCTTACTACTCCGATGACAATGCGGCCCGTATCGCCAGGCTGGGCAGCAATCCCGGGAATATCACGATCATCAAATCATTATATGATTTTCAGAACCAGAAAGTACTGCAACCCCAGTACAATACGGACTGGCAAGATGCGCTGTACCGCAATGCTTTGGTGCAACGCCACAATTTTTCTTTCTCAGGCGGTAACAATGGCACCCGTTATATGATCAGTGGTGGCTATCAGGATCAGCCGGGGATCATTGTTAGTACTTTCCAGAAAAGGATCAACCTGCGGGCCAATATCGATGCGGATGTAACAAAGAAGCTGAAGGTAAGCTCCAGCATGTTTGTGACCAATACGAATAACCGGGAAGTGCAGGAAGGTCGTTTTAACAACGGACCTATATTGGGTGCGTTGGTATATATGCCTTTCTTCCCTTTGTATAATCCGGATGGATCATTGGCGCTGGGTGCGGCTTCTACACCCATCGATGGGTATACCTACGCCTTCCAGGGAATTGAGAACCCGGTAGCGCTGGCACAAAGGGTAAATATTACCCGTAAGGGAACGCGTGGTACTTTCAATACGAGTGCTACTTATGAATTTATACCGGGTCTTTCGGGCAAGGTGAATATTGGTGCACAAACCTATAATGAGAAGTACGAATACTATTATCCTACCAACCTCAGCAGTGGCGCTAATCCGCCCGGATCGCCACAGGCTATTGCCGCTGCCAACGCTTCCGCGCAGACCCTCACCACGCTGGATAAGCTGGCTGAGTTTACGCTGACCTATAAAAAGAAACTGGGTAAGGGCGACCTGAATGTACTGGCTGGCTACACGGCGCAGGAAACGAACACTGATGTGCTGAGTGTAACTGCCAAGGGTTTCTCCAACGACCTGGTGCCGGAGCTGACGGCAGGTGGCGCCAATGCGGCCGATTTTGGCCTGAATAAAGGTGTGACGGGTAAAACTACCACTACGCTGGTCTCTTACCTGGCAAGGGCTATCTATAGTTATGATAACAAGTATTACTTAACCGGCTCTTTCCGTACGGATGGTTCTTCGCGCTTTGGCCCGCAGAACCGTTGGGGTAATTTCCCTTCGATATCTGCCGGTTGGAATCTTTCCAATGAAAAGTTTTATGATAGCTGGCTGGGCGAAGGATCTACGGTGCGGCTGCGCGCCAGCTGGGGATTGAGCGGTAATAACAATATCGGTAATTACAATTATGAGCAGGCACTGGCTACACCTACTGGTACAGTCATAGGCAATAGTGTGGTGACAGCCAATGCAGCTGGTAATATTGCGGATAAGAAGCTGGGTTGGGAATCTACTTCACAATACAATTTTGGAGCTGATCTCAATTTGCTGAATAACCGTTTGTCGGTGATCCTTAACTATTATATCAGTAAATCATACAACCTGCTGGTAAGGCAAAATATTACTTCTGCTTCAGGGTACAGCAATATCCTGACCAACCTGAAAGATGCTGATATACGCAATAATGGCCTGGACGCACAGATCGACGCAAAGATCATTGCTACGAAAGACTTTAACCTGAACCTGAGCGGTAATATCACTTTCAATAAAAACGAGGTAAAAAGTCTTGGCGGCGCCAGCACCATTTATAGTATTGGGGCTGAGCGTACTTACATCACCCACGTTACCCAGGAAGGACAGCCCATCGGCATGTTCTATGGCTTTAAAGTAGCAGGTATGGTAAAACAGTCTGATATGGCCAATATTGCAGCCGACGATGCGCACCTGGTCAACAATGCATTTCCTTCCGGCTATAAGATACAGGGACCGCCCCGTTCCAGCGCACAAAAAACACCGTTGAGTCCCGGTGATCTGTATTTCCAGGACACGAATGGTGATGGTATTGTAACGGATGCTGATAAAACAGTGATCGGCACGCCTTATCCTGATTTTACGTATGGTTTTAACCTCTCTATCAGTTATAAGCAGTTAGATCTGAGTGCTTCCTTTAATGGATCACAAGGGAATGATGTGATCGACGGACAGGATTATTATATCAAGAACATGGAAGGCTCTGGCAATAATTATTCAGTAGTGAAGAACAGGTATCGCTCTGAAGCAGAACCTGGTGATGGAAAAATTTATCGTGCTTCGCGTGGCGGTACACAAAGTAATAGTACCCGCCTATCTGATTTCTATTTGCAGGATGGTTCCTTTTTCCGTTGCACCAATATCACGCTGGGCTATAACCTGGGCAGTCTGTCTTTTGTAAAGAAGCTGGGCTTTAACGCCCTGCGGGTGTATGGAAGTGTAGACAATGCTTTCACAGTTACCAAATACCTGGGCTATAATCCTGAAGTGGATTATAACAACGGTGTGAACCTTACACCGGGTGTAGACTATGGCAAATACCCCCTGGTACGTGCTTTCAGTTTTGGTGTTAAAATGCAATTCTAA
- a CDS encoding RagB/SusD family nutrient uptake outer membrane protein: MRNIYVISIGLGLMVGLGSCNKEFLEQSNPNSVSVDKALKTENDVSLAVNGAYQALRSSNCVGEGASLWTDDRADDVNTTDNQSNNGEPFQFTAFALLASNTYLQSHWTALYVPISRANLVLSVIDKITFADNAVKTQYIAELKFIRAFMYFNLVREFGGVPLVTERLSSLDDVNKATFRETRENVYAQIIKDLVDVVGSNLPNVQPAAGKGRVSLQAANALLGQVYLTMATTLDAASKTANLNNAKTYLMACYNMRGFSKLSDIPFADVFDVNKKNTNQEIIWQIVYKQGDPTYRSSLAASNQAKGETINSLAPSQGAGGTFTNDLLKEFETGDLRTDYSVKYANDPAVKAYFITKFRDNSAAATNLGYGGNDWILIRYADVILNLAEVFMQLNDNATAITYLDMVRARAARPLYAVMMADPAYAFYPAKYPTLKLAILHERRIELAFEHHRWHDLIRFFTPAELVAYIRAKSQADYNNSPLSNITTKDYYFPIPLNEYKLNPEKMPQNPGYD; the protein is encoded by the coding sequence ATGCGTAACATATATGTAATATCGATCGGATTGGGCCTTATGGTGGGATTAGGTTCCTGCAATAAGGAATTCCTGGAGCAAAGCAATCCCAATTCCGTATCTGTAGATAAGGCCTTAAAAACAGAAAATGATGTTTCCCTGGCTGTGAACGGCGCCTACCAGGCGCTCAGAAGTTCCAACTGTGTGGGTGAAGGCGCTTCCTTGTGGACGGACGACCGTGCCGATGATGTGAATACCACCGATAATCAATCGAATAATGGTGAGCCATTTCAGTTTACTGCTTTTGCGCTGCTGGCCAGTAATACCTACCTGCAAAGCCATTGGACAGCCCTGTATGTACCCATATCAAGGGCCAACCTGGTGCTCTCTGTTATTGATAAAATAACGTTTGCTGACAATGCAGTAAAGACGCAATACATTGCTGAGCTGAAGTTCATCCGGGCCTTCATGTATTTCAACCTGGTGCGCGAATTTGGCGGTGTACCGCTGGTGACGGAAAGGTTAAGCTCGCTTGATGATGTGAACAAGGCTACTTTCCGCGAAACAAGGGAGAATGTATATGCGCAGATCATCAAGGACCTGGTGGATGTGGTGGGCAGTAACCTGCCCAATGTACAACCTGCGGCTGGTAAAGGCCGTGTATCGCTGCAAGCGGCCAATGCCTTGCTGGGCCAGGTATACTTAACGATGGCTACTACGCTGGATGCTGCCAGTAAAACAGCCAACCTCAACAATGCCAAAACCTACCTGATGGCTTGTTACAATATGCGTGGCTTTAGCAAGTTGTCGGACATTCCTTTTGCAGATGTATTTGATGTGAATAAGAAAAATACCAACCAGGAGATCATCTGGCAGATCGTGTACAAGCAAGGCGATCCTACGTACCGGTCCTCGCTGGCTGCCAGCAACCAGGCCAAAGGCGAAACGATCAACTCATTGGCTCCATCACAGGGTGCTGGTGGTACATTCACCAATGATCTGCTGAAAGAATTTGAGACGGGTGATCTGCGTACGGATTACTCTGTTAAATATGCCAATGACCCGGCTGTAAAAGCTTATTTCATTACCAAGTTCAGGGATAACAGCGCCGCTGCTACCAATCTTGGTTATGGTGGTAATGACTGGATCCTGATCCGTTATGCAGATGTGATCCTGAACCTGGCGGAAGTATTTATGCAGCTGAATGACAATGCCACGGCTATCACTTACCTGGATATGGTAAGGGCCAGGGCTGCCCGTCCTTTGTATGCTGTGATGATGGCTGATCCGGCCTATGCTTTTTATCCTGCAAAATATCCTACGCTGAAACTGGCCATCTTACATGAGCGCCGGATAGAGCTGGCTTTTGAGCACCATCGCTGGCATGACCTGATACGTTTTTTTACGCCTGCCGAACTGGTGGCTTATATAAGGGCCAAGAGCCAGGCGGATTACAACAATTCACCGTTGTCGAACATTACCACGAAAGACTATTATTTCCCTATCCCTTTGAACGAATACAAGCTGAACCCGGAAAAGATGCCCCAAAAC